One window from the genome of Chroococcidiopsis sp. TS-821 encodes:
- the rpsM gene encoding 30S ribosomal protein S13 has product MARIAGVDLPRDKRVEIGLTYIYGIGLTRSKEVLAQTGVNPDTRVKDLSDTDVAALRNAIESNYQVEGDLRRLEAMNIKRLVDIGTYRGRRHRMGLPVRGQRTRTNARTRRGRRQTVAGKKKAPGK; this is encoded by the coding sequence GTGGCAAGAATTGCAGGTGTAGACCTTCCACGCGACAAACGCGTTGAAATTGGTCTTACTTACATTTATGGAATTGGGCTAACTCGCTCAAAAGAGGTTTTGGCGCAAACCGGCGTCAACCCAGATACTCGTGTCAAAGATTTAAGCGATACTGACGTGGCAGCGTTGAGAAACGCAATCGAAAGCAACTATCAAGTCGAAGGTGACCTAAGACGCTTGGAGGCAATGAACATCAAGCGCTTAGTTGATATCGGAACATATCGCGGTCGTCGCCATCGTATGGGTTTACCTGTACGCGGACAACGGACGCGGACAAATGCACGGACTCGTCGTGGTAGACGTCAAACCGTAGCAGGTAAGAAGAAAGCCCCTGGTAAGTAA
- the infA gene encoding translation initiation factor IF-1: MSKQDLIEMEGTVTESLPNAMFRVDLDNGFNVLAHISGKIRRNYIKILPGDRVKVELTPYDLTKGRITYRLRKK, translated from the coding sequence TTGTCTAAACAAGATTTAATTGAGATGGAAGGCACAGTCACCGAGTCATTGCCTAATGCGATGTTTCGGGTAGACCTTGACAATGGTTTTAATGTTTTAGCACACATTTCTGGCAAGATCCGCCGTAACTATATCAAAATTTTACCTGGCGATCGCGTCAAAGTAGAGTTAACGCCATACGATTTAACAAAAGGCAGAATCACTTATCGGTTGCGTAAAAAATAG
- a CDS encoding adenylate kinase codes for MTRLIFLGAPGAGKGTQAQTLAHHRNIPHVSTGDILRQAMQKQTPLGVRAQDYVSRGELVPDQLVNDLVEERLDEPDAQDGWILDGFPRKVSQAFFLDELLQQKQIHQDVRVINLEVPDDVLIARLLGRGRADDNEEVIRRRLEVYREQTAPLIDFYRDRQQLVSVNGNQSLEEVTAELLNVIDS; via the coding sequence GTGACGCGATTGATTTTCCTGGGAGCGCCAGGTGCGGGTAAAGGTACTCAAGCTCAAACCTTGGCTCATCACAGGAATATTCCTCATGTTTCCACTGGCGATATTTTGCGCCAAGCAATGCAAAAGCAAACACCTTTGGGTGTCAGGGCGCAAGATTATGTCTCGCGGGGTGAACTAGTTCCCGATCAATTAGTCAATGACTTGGTTGAGGAACGCCTCGATGAACCCGATGCTCAAGATGGCTGGATTCTAGATGGATTTCCCCGCAAGGTGAGTCAAGCCTTCTTTTTGGATGAACTGCTACAACAAAAGCAAATTCATCAAGACGTTCGGGTGATTAATTTAGAAGTACCGGACGATGTACTAATAGCAAGGCTTTTAGGACGCGGTCGCGCAGACGATAACGAAGAAGTGATTCGTCGGCGTTTAGAAGTATACCGCGAGCAAACAGCTCCATTAATCGACTTTTACCGCGATCGCCAGCAACTTGTCTCTGTTAATGGTAATCAATCTTTGGAGGAAGTGACCGCGGAATTGCTCAATGTAATTGATTCTTAA
- the rpmJ gene encoding 50S ribosomal protein L36, with amino-acid sequence MKVRASVKKICEKCSIIRRKGRVMVICENPKHKQRQG; translated from the coding sequence ATGAAAGTTAGAGCATCAGTCAAAAAAATTTGCGAAAAGTGCAGTATTATCCGCCGCAAAGGTCGGGTAATGGTAATTTGCGAAAATCCTAAACATAAGCAACGCCAAGGCTAG